A stretch of Elephas maximus indicus isolate mEleMax1 chromosome 20, mEleMax1 primary haplotype, whole genome shotgun sequence DNA encodes these proteins:
- the LOC126064088 gene encoding olfactory receptor 10AG1-like codes for MKHELKKPEGNVSTVMRFVLLGFSDLSNLQGFLFGVFSIIYLIIIIGNSLVIILTRLDPALQKPMYFFLANFSLLEISYVTVILPRMLINLWTQDRSISVLGCATQMCFFLMLAATECFLLAVMAYDRYVAICNPLHYPLVMNQKMCVQLAVGSWIIGIPVQIGQTAQIFCLHFCDSNKINHFFCDIPPIIKLACGDTFVHEMSVYTVAMLFVALPFMLILASYSKIISAILKLPTASGQAKAFSTCSSHLLVVVLFFGSATITYLRPKSYHSAGADKLLSLFYTIVTPMFNPMIYSLRNKDVVAALRKFFLKK; via the coding sequence ATGAAACACGAACTGAAAAAACCTGAAGGCAATGTCTCTACAGTGATGCGATTTGTACTGCTGGGATTTTCTGACCTTTCAAACCTCCAAGGATTTCTTTTTGGAGTGTTCTCCATCATTTACCTAATTATTATAATTGGAAATAGCCTAGTAATAATACTAACCAGACTCGATCCTGCATTACAgaaacccatgtattttttcctggcaaATTTTTCCTTATTGGAAATTTCTTATGTAACTGTCATTCTCCCCAGGATGCTAATCAATCTTTggactcaggacagaagcatttCTGTGCTGGGATGTGCCACCCAAATGTGCTTCTTTCTTATGCTGGCGGCCACTGAATGTTTCCTCCTGGCAGTGATggcttatgaccgctatgtggccatttgtaaccctctgcACTACCCTCTAGTCATGAACCAAAAGATGTGTGTCCAGCTAGCAGTTGGCTCCTGGATCATTGGCATCCCAGTCCAGATAGGGCAAACAGCTCAGATTTTCTGTCTGCATTTTTGTGATTCTAACAAAAtcaaccacttcttctgtgatatCCCTCCAATTATCAAGTTGGCCTGTGGGGACACTTTTGTTCATGAGATGTCTGTCTATACAGTAGCTATGTTGTTTGTTGCTCTTCCTTTTATGTTGATACTTGCCTCCTACAGTAAAATCATTTCCGCCATTCTAAAGTTGCCAACAGCCTCAGGACAGGCTAAAGCCTTCTCCACATGTTCTTCCCACCTGCTGGTTGTGGTTTTATTCTTTGGATCTGCTACCATCACCTATTTAAGACCCAAGTCCTATCATTCTGCAGGAGCAGACAAGCTGCTCTCTCTTTTCTACACCATAGTGACTCCGATGTTTAATCCCATGATATAtagccttagaaacaaggatgttgTTGCTGCACTGAGAAAATTCTTTCTTAAAAAGTAG
- the LOC126064080 gene encoding olfactory receptor-like protein OLF1, with product MELIEENYTLVTEFILLGFPTHPELQIVLFLVFLMLYGVILMGNIGLIMLIRIDSCLQTPMYFFLSNLSFVDLCYSSVIVSKMLANFLSENKSISYYGCALQFYFSCTFADTESFILAAMAYDRYVSICKLLLYTVVMSRGICVWLIVLSYIGGNMSSLVHTSFAFILKYCDKNVINHFFCDLPPLLKLSCTDTSVNEWLLSMYGSSVEIICFIIITFSYYFIRLSVLKIRPSSGRKKAFSTCASHLTSVAIYQGTLLFIYSRPSSLYSPNTDKIISVFYTIVIPVLNPLIYILRNKDVKDAAKKALRPKTDSS from the coding sequence aTGGAACTGATAGAAGAAAACTACACTTTGGTGACTGAGTTTATTCTATTAGGGTTTCCAACTCACCCTGAACTGCAGATTGTCCTATTCCTGGTGTTTCTGATGTTGTATGGTGTGATTCTAATGGGGAACATTGGCTTGATAATGTTAATCAGAATAGATTCCTGTCTTCAAAcccctatgtatttttttctcagtaaCCTATCCTTTGTAGACCTTTGTTATTCCTCAGTCATTGTTTCCAAAATGCTGGCCAACTTCCTCTCAGAGAACAAATCCATTTCCTATTATGGCTGTGCCCTGCAGTTCTATTTTTCCTGTACTTTTGCAGATACAGAATCCTTTATCTTGGCTgccatggcctatgatcgctatgtCTCCATCTGTAAACTTTTGCTGTATACAGTTGTGATGTCCCGGGGCATCTGTGTATGGCTGATTGTCTTGTCCTATATTGGTGGCAACATGAGCTCCCTGGTTCATACATCCTTTGCCTTTATTCTGAAATACTGTGACAAAAATGTGATTAATCACTTTTTCTGTGACCTCCCCCCACTGCTTAAGCTCTCCTGCACAGACACCTCAGTTAATGAGTGGCTCCTCTCCATGTATGGCAGCTCTGTGGAAATCATCTGCTTCATTATCATCACTTTCTCCTACTATTTCATTCGTCTCTCTGTCTTAAAGATCCGCCCTTCCAGTGGgaggaagaaagccttctccaCATGTGCCTCTCACCTGACTTCTGTGGCCATTTATCAGGGGACTCTACTGTTCATTTACTCAAGGCCCAGCTCCCTGTATTCTCCCAACACTGATAAAATCATCTCGGTGTTCTACACCATTGTCATCCCAGTGCTAAATCCACTGATTTACATTTTGAGAAACAAGGATGTAAAAGATGCAGCTAAGAAAGCTCTAAGACCAaagacagattcctcatga